A genome region from Sphingorhabdus sp. SMR4y includes the following:
- a CDS encoding DUF2059 domain-containing protein, whose product MKMIFATVAAPLALVLSGPAIAQDKTVPADDAEQLATDPARLAAAKVTVDYLFPLGTYERMMKGTMDEMMDSIINQSLDRSMAETMKDMGIDDPELDELGDASINDMMLERDPHFRERMQISTRVMTNEMVDLMTSMEPALRKSLANIYARKFTADQLAEMNAFFATETGGAFARDYMMVFVDPEMMQSMMGFVPEMMQAMPAIMKKVEEATTHLPPPLTQDTDARLQDEDE is encoded by the coding sequence ATGAAAATGATTTTCGCAACTGTTGCCGCACCCCTGGCGCTGGTATTGTCCGGTCCGGCGATAGCTCAGGACAAGACCGTCCCGGCTGACGATGCCGAGCAGCTGGCGACAGACCCCGCCCGGCTCGCCGCTGCCAAGGTCACGGTCGACTATCTCTTCCCGCTCGGTACCTACGAGCGGATGATGAAGGGCACGATGGATGAGATGATGGACAGCATCATCAACCAGAGTTTGGACCGGTCGATGGCAGAGACAATGAAGGACATGGGCATTGATGATCCCGAGCTCGATGAACTGGGCGATGCGTCGATCAATGACATGATGCTGGAGAGAGACCCGCATTTTCGGGAGCGGATGCAGATATCGACCCGGGTCATGACCAATGAAATGGTCGACCTGATGACCAGCATGGAGCCGGCACTGCGCAAAAGTCTCGCCAATATCTATGCCCGGAAATTCACGGCAGACCAACTTGCCGAGATGAACGCCTTTTTCGCGACCGAAACCGGTGGCGCTTTTGCCCGCGATTATATGATGGTCTTTGTCGATCCGGAAATGATGCAGTCGATGATGGGCTTTGTGCCCGAGATGATGCAGGCGATGCCGGCGATCATGAAAAAGGTCGAGGAAGCGACCACCCATCTTCCGCCTCCGCTTACGCAAGACACCGATGCGCGCCTGCAGGATGAAGACGAATGA
- a CDS encoding NAD(P)-dependent oxidoreductase — protein MAKSPQKLEMLKFVEEGQAYPEKREPDLRAEDFREIADRYAPDKAAEQAARCSQCGVPYCSVHCPLHNHIPDWLRLTAEGRLREAYEMSNLTSTMPEICGRICPQDRLCEGNCVIEFSGHGAVTIGSVEKYITDTAWEEGWIEPLQPGRPQGQSVGIIGAGPAGLTAAEYLRVAGYEVHVYDRHDRAGGLLTYGIPGFKLEKHVIMRRVQRLKDGGIHFHENFEVGRDATLEELREKHDAILIATGVYKARDIQMPGVGAPGVEEALEFLIASNRKSFGDTVPDFDNGRFDAKGKNVVVIGGGDTAMDCVRTSIRQGAKSVKCLYRRDRANMPGSQNEVRNAEEEGVEFVWLSAPKAVEGTDHVTAVKANRMRLGAPDASGRRSPEVEPDSDFTVEADLVIKALGFDAEDLPRLFGSPDLSVTRWGTLRVDHKSMMTNLEGVFAAGDIVRGASLVVWGIRDGRDVTEHMHRFLKEKKLADKVAA, from the coding sequence ATGGCAAAAAGCCCGCAGAAATTGGAAATGCTGAAATTTGTCGAGGAGGGTCAGGCCTATCCCGAAAAGCGCGAACCCGATCTGCGAGCGGAAGATTTCCGGGAAATTGCCGACCGCTATGCGCCGGACAAGGCCGCAGAACAGGCCGCCCGTTGCTCGCAATGCGGCGTGCCCTATTGCTCTGTCCACTGCCCGCTGCACAATCATATCCCCGACTGGCTGCGGCTGACCGCCGAGGGGCGGCTGCGCGAAGCCTATGAAATGTCCAATCTGACATCGACCATGCCGGAAATCTGCGGCCGCATCTGTCCGCAGGACCGTCTGTGCGAAGGCAATTGCGTGATCGAGTTCTCCGGCCATGGCGCCGTCACCATCGGCTCGGTGGAGAAATATATCACCGACACTGCCTGGGAAGAAGGCTGGATCGAACCGCTGCAGCCGGGTCGCCCCCAGGGCCAGTCGGTCGGCATCATCGGTGCCGGACCGGCCGGCCTGACCGCGGCGGAATATCTGCGCGTCGCCGGCTATGAGGTCCATGTCTACGACCGGCACGACCGCGCCGGCGGGCTGCTGACTTACGGAATCCCGGGCTTCAAGCTGGAAAAGCATGTGATCATGCGGCGGGTGCAGCGGCTGAAGGACGGCGGCATCCACTTCCACGAGAATTTCGAAGTCGGCCGCGATGCCACGCTGGAAGAATTGCGCGAGAAACATGACGCGATCCTGATCGCGACCGGCGTCTACAAGGCGCGCGATATCCAGATGCCGGGAGTGGGGGCGCCGGGAGTCGAGGAAGCGCTCGAGTTCCTGATCGCCTCCAACCGCAAGAGCTTTGGCGACACCGTTCCCGATTTCGACAATGGCCGTTTTGATGCCAAGGGCAAGAATGTTGTCGTCATCGGCGGCGGCGACACTGCGATGGATTGCGTCCGCACCTCGATCCGGCAGGGAGCGAAATCGGTCAAATGCCTCTACCGCCGCGACCGCGCCAATATGCCCGGTTCACAAAATGAAGTGCGCAATGCCGAGGAAGAGGGCGTCGAATTCGTCTGGCTGTCCGCCCCAAAAGCGGTCGAGGGCACCGACCATGTCACAGCGGTCAAGGCGAACAGGATGCGTCTTGGCGCGCCCGATGCCAGCGGCCGCCGGTCGCCGGAAGTCGAACCGGACAGCGATTTTACCGTCGAGGCCGATCTGGTGATCAAGGCGCTCGGCTTTGATGCAGAAGACCTGCCTCGCCTGTTTGGTTCGCCGGACCTCTCCGTCACCCGCTGGGGCACGTTGCGCGTCGATCACAAATCAATGATGACCAATCTCGAAGGCGTCTTTGCCGCCGGCGATATCGTCCGCGGTGCCAGCTTGGTCGTCTGGGGCATCCGGGACGGCCGTGATGTCACCGAACATATGCACCGGTTTCTGAAAGAGAAGAAGCTGGCGGATAAGGTAGCGGCCTAG
- a CDS encoding undecaprenyl-diphosphate phosphatase, with translation MTFIQMLLLAIVQGVTEFLPISSSGHLILLPVFTGYADQGPMIDIAVHVGSLLAIITYFFKDVWSLGRGGLATIGIGQAPAEKRLFWWIILGTIPAVIVGLFLKTGGYLDGFRSTTLVAVNLIVYGVLLGIADRFGRQVKSFEQLTLKDGIIVGLAQALALVPGTSRSGVTMTAARFLGYTRVEAARFSFLLSIPAVAGAGVLIIPDLMGASTALLKEALITGALTFLAALATMTFLMRFLRKASMMVFVVYRVAMGIALLALF, from the coding sequence ATGACCTTCATCCAAATGCTGCTTCTCGCAATCGTGCAGGGCGTTACCGAATTTCTCCCGATATCCTCATCCGGCCATCTGATCCTGCTGCCGGTCTTCACCGGCTATGCCGACCAGGGGCCGATGATCGACATTGCCGTCCATGTCGGCTCGCTGCTCGCAATCATCACCTATTTCTTCAAGGATGTCTGGTCACTGGGGCGCGGCGGGCTGGCCACCATCGGCATCGGCCAGGCGCCAGCCGAGAAAAGATTGTTCTGGTGGATCATACTCGGCACGATTCCGGCTGTCATCGTCGGCCTGTTCCTCAAGACCGGGGGCTATCTGGACGGGTTCCGCAGCACCACGCTGGTTGCCGTCAATCTGATCGTCTACGGCGTGCTGCTGGGCATCGCCGACCGCTTCGGGCGGCAGGTCAAATCGTTCGAGCAACTGACGCTGAAGGACGGTATCATCGTCGGCCTGGCGCAGGCTCTGGCGCTGGTGCCGGGCACCAGCCGTTCCGGCGTGACCATGACCGCGGCCCGTTTCCTCGGCTATACGCGGGTCGAGGCGGCGCGCTTTTCCTTCCTGCTGTCGATACCGGCGGTGGCCGGTGCCGGGGTGCTGATCATTCCCGACCTGATGGGGGCGAGTACCGCATTGCTCAAGGAAGCGCTGATCACCGGCGCGCTGACCTTTCTGGCGGCGCTGGCGACCATGACCTTTCTGATGCGTTTCCTGCGCAAGGCCTCGATGATGGTCTTTGTCGTCTACCGGGTGGCCATGGGTATCGCGCTGCTCGCGCTCTTCTAG
- a CDS encoding complex I NDUFA9 subunit family protein, translated as MDLDGQLICIFGGGGFLGRYVAQALLERGARLRVAERNVKNAMHIKPLGNLGQTQFVSADVTKADSVARAVHGCDGVVNLVGILNGNFEAVHVAGARNVAQAATRAGCRTLLHMSAIGADTQSPSRYGKSKGDGEAAVLEAFPGAILFRPSIVFGREDQFINRFAAMIQMLPIIPVIGSETKFQPVFVADVADAAAEALSHPEDFAGQTFELGGPEVISMGDLNRRIAEMTGRERTFVEVPDAAARIVAMLPASPITTDQYKMLQKDNVVSAGARGLDSFGVAPTPLAAVANGWMEKYTAHGRFGARAKAS; from the coding sequence ATGGATCTTGACGGACAATTGATTTGCATTTTTGGCGGCGGCGGATTTCTCGGCCGCTATGTCGCGCAGGCGCTGCTGGAGCGCGGCGCGCGGCTGCGCGTGGCCGAACGCAATGTCAAAAATGCGATGCATATCAAGCCGCTGGGCAATCTCGGCCAGACGCAGTTTGTCAGCGCCGACGTGACCAAGGCCGACAGCGTTGCCCGTGCGGTCCATGGCTGTGACGGCGTGGTCAATCTGGTCGGCATATTGAACGGCAATTTCGAGGCCGTCCATGTCGCAGGCGCGCGCAATGTTGCGCAAGCCGCAACCCGCGCAGGTTGCCGGACCCTGCTGCACATGTCGGCGATCGGCGCCGACACGCAATCGCCCTCGCGCTATGGCAAGAGCAAGGGCGACGGCGAAGCAGCGGTTCTCGAAGCTTTTCCCGGCGCAATCCTGTTCCGCCCGTCCATTGTCTTTGGCCGGGAAGACCAGTTCATCAACCGCTTTGCCGCGATGATCCAGATGCTGCCGATCATTCCGGTCATCGGCAGCGAGACCAAATTCCAGCCGGTCTTTGTCGCCGATGTTGCCGACGCAGCGGCCGAGGCGCTGAGCCATCCGGAAGATTTTGCCGGCCAGACCTTCGAGCTGGGCGGTCCGGAAGTGATCAGCATGGGCGATCTCAACCGGCGGATCGCCGAGATGACCGGCCGCGAACGGACCTTTGTCGAGGTGCCGGATGCCGCCGCCAGAATAGTGGCGATGCTGCCGGCCTCGCCGATCACCACCGACCAGTATAAGATGCTGCAGAAGGACAATGTCGTTTCGGCCGGCGCCAGGGGACTGGACAGTTTCGGCGTCGCCCCGACCCCGCTTGCCGCCGTAGCCAATGGCTGGATGGAAAAATATACCGCACACGGCCGCTTTGGCGCCCGCGCCAAGGCCAGCTAG
- a CDS encoding ANTAR domain-containing response regulator, with protein MRIAVIDENPVRAAIIEDGLAEVGERDVFVISERSGMARAIEAIDPDVILIDLGNPSRDMLEEYFAVSRAVSRPIAMFVEQSDEETIAAAIDAGVSAYIVDGLSQRRMKPILDLAVRRFQAFSRLQSELKEARDALSDRTIIDNAKRLLIQKRKISEPEAHKLLRNHAMNSNKRMAEVAEAIVTAEKLLGGGL; from the coding sequence TTGCGTATCGCTGTTATTGATGAAAACCCCGTTCGCGCGGCAATAATAGAAGACGGGCTTGCCGAAGTGGGCGAGCGCGATGTTTTTGTGATTTCGGAGCGTTCGGGAATGGCGCGCGCGATTGAAGCGATTGACCCCGATGTCATTCTGATCGACCTGGGCAATCCATCCCGCGATATGCTGGAGGAATATTTTGCTGTCAGTCGCGCGGTTTCGCGACCGATCGCCATGTTTGTCGAGCAATCGGATGAAGAGACGATTGCCGCAGCGATTGATGCAGGGGTTTCTGCCTATATTGTCGATGGACTTTCACAGCGCCGGATGAAACCGATTCTTGATTTGGCGGTCAGGCGGTTTCAGGCCTTCTCACGGCTGCAAAGCGAATTGAAAGAGGCACGCGATGCGCTGTCCGATCGCACGATAATTGACAATGCCAAAAGGCTTCTGATCCAGAAGCGCAAGATAAGCGAACCGGAAGCCCACAAACTGCTGCGCAATCATGCCATGAACAGCAACAAACGCATGGCGGAAGTCGCAGAGGCTATCGTCACGGCCGAGAAACTATTGGGAGGCGGGCTGTGA
- a CDS encoding CmpA/NrtA family ABC transporter substrate-binding protein, which translates to MSIDQMNIGFLPLVDAALPILAREHGFAEEQGLQLNLIRDVSWASVLDRLLYGHTDAAHLLAPLAIATTLGRGRPAKALAVPFVLGLNGNAITMSHALADKVAPVGRLGDPVSVGEKLKAEITARAGTGKRLRFGVVHRYSGHSYKLRYWLAQCGIAPDTDVDIVTIAPPFAADALANAEVDGICVGEPWNSVAVERGVGRIVLVTAQIWRRGVEKVLAMPAGKLDDHRDKIERLVRALHLAAKHFVDPENWDANAEILARKDYLDGSAKLINRAISDRIMLTAGAPPTDVPDFMFQYREAANFPWKSQAAWLYSQMLRWDHLPYDAKDQLRAEQVFRPNVYRSALQGLDTPMPGANAKLEGSVTGSLPVGSTQGRLTLGANPFFDGRVFDPMEVEDYLESLPNS; encoded by the coding sequence GTGAGCATCGATCAAATGAATATCGGGTTTCTGCCACTGGTCGATGCGGCGTTGCCGATTTTGGCCCGGGAACACGGCTTTGCCGAAGAACAGGGACTGCAACTCAATCTCATTCGGGACGTCAGCTGGGCTTCGGTGCTGGACAGGCTGCTCTATGGCCACACCGATGCAGCGCATTTGCTCGCGCCGCTTGCGATCGCGACCACGCTGGGCCGCGGCCGTCCGGCAAAGGCTCTGGCTGTTCCGTTTGTCCTGGGCCTGAACGGCAACGCAATTACCATGTCCCATGCTCTGGCCGACAAGGTCGCGCCCGTCGGCAGGCTCGGCGATCCGGTGTCGGTCGGAGAGAAGCTGAAGGCCGAGATCACTGCTCGCGCGGGGACAGGAAAACGCCTTCGATTCGGTGTTGTTCACCGTTATTCCGGCCACAGTTACAAGCTGCGATACTGGCTGGCACAATGCGGTATCGCGCCTGACACCGATGTCGATATCGTGACAATCGCACCGCCGTTCGCTGCTGACGCACTGGCCAATGCCGAGGTGGACGGAATTTGTGTGGGCGAACCGTGGAATAGCGTTGCCGTGGAACGCGGCGTCGGCCGGATCGTACTGGTTACGGCGCAAATCTGGCGGCGCGGGGTTGAAAAGGTGCTTGCCATGCCTGCCGGGAAGCTTGACGATCATCGCGACAAGATTGAACGCCTGGTTCGGGCGTTGCATTTGGCAGCCAAGCATTTTGTCGATCCGGAAAATTGGGATGCCAACGCCGAAATATTGGCCCGCAAGGACTATCTGGATGGTTCGGCAAAGCTGATAAACCGGGCTATTTCAGACCGTATCATGCTCACCGCCGGCGCGCCGCCGACGGATGTTCCGGATTTCATGTTCCAGTATCGGGAGGCGGCGAACTTCCCTTGGAAAAGCCAGGCGGCGTGGCTCTATTCCCAAATGCTGCGATGGGATCATCTTCCCTATGATGCGAAGGATCAACTGCGCGCCGAACAGGTTTTTCGGCCCAATGTCTATCGCTCGGCGCTGCAGGGACTCGACACTCCGATGCCCGGTGCCAATGCCAAATTGGAAGGCAGCGTGACCGGAAGCTTGCCGGTCGGTTCGACTCAGGGGCGGTTGACGCTGGGGGCCAATCCGTTTTTCGATGGCCGTGTCTTTGATCCAATGGAAGTTGAAGACTATCTGGAATCATTGCCTAATTCCTAG
- a CDS encoding CmpA/NrtA family ABC transporter substrate-binding protein → MKPSTIDGAIEKPSLKLGFIKLTDMAPLAIAKEKGFFAEEGLNVTLEPQANWKVLLDGVIGGQLDGAHMLAGQPLAATIGYGTKADLIAPLSLDLNGNAITLSNKVWAQIEPGLKKNADGKPQHPISASVLKPVIASYKEQGKQFKMGMVFPVSTHNYELRYWLAAGGIEPGYYTAGDVAGTVGAEAALSVTPPPQMPATMEAGTIDGYCVGEPWNQAAVQKKIGVPVITDDEIWKKNPEKVLGLREDFAEKYPATTAAILRAIIKAQQWLDVDGGKNRAEAVKILARPNYVGADEAVIGASMTGQFTFQPGDTRPAPDFNIFFNDYAGYPFYSDAIWYLTQMRRWGQIAEDQTDQWYFDTAKAVYRPDLYLAAARKLADEGVIPADSIPETDGFKDQQSGFIDNIVYDGKSPNAYLAKFPIGLKAGQKVTAAGVN, encoded by the coding sequence GTGAAGCCTTCAACCATAGACGGTGCGATTGAAAAGCCGTCCCTGAAACTCGGCTTCATCAAGCTCACCGATATGGCGCCGCTGGCTATCGCCAAGGAGAAGGGCTTTTTCGCCGAAGAAGGGCTGAACGTTACTCTTGAACCGCAAGCGAACTGGAAGGTGCTGCTTGACGGTGTGATCGGCGGGCAGCTTGACGGCGCGCATATGCTGGCCGGGCAGCCACTGGCGGCAACGATCGGCTACGGGACAAAAGCGGATTTGATCGCCCCGCTCTCGCTCGACCTCAATGGCAATGCGATCACCCTGTCAAACAAGGTCTGGGCCCAGATCGAGCCGGGGCTGAAGAAAAATGCCGACGGGAAGCCGCAGCATCCGATCAGCGCTTCTGTCCTGAAGCCGGTCATCGCGAGCTACAAGGAGCAGGGAAAGCAGTTCAAAATGGGAATGGTCTTCCCGGTTTCCACGCATAATTACGAATTGCGCTACTGGCTTGCAGCGGGCGGGATCGAGCCGGGCTATTATACAGCGGGAGACGTGGCCGGAACAGTCGGCGCGGAGGCGGCCTTGTCCGTGACGCCGCCACCGCAAATGCCGGCAACGATGGAGGCGGGCACGATTGATGGCTATTGCGTCGGCGAACCCTGGAACCAGGCAGCGGTACAGAAGAAGATCGGCGTACCGGTCATTACCGATGATGAAATCTGGAAAAAGAACCCCGAGAAAGTCCTCGGACTGCGCGAGGACTTCGCAGAAAAATATCCTGCAACCACCGCCGCCATATTGCGCGCAATAATCAAGGCACAGCAATGGCTGGATGTGGATGGCGGCAAGAACCGTGCAGAAGCGGTGAAGATTCTGGCGCGCCCCAACTATGTCGGAGCGGACGAAGCCGTGATCGGCGCTTCAATGACCGGTCAGTTTACGTTTCAGCCTGGCGACACGAGGCCGGCACCCGACTTCAATATCTTCTTCAACGACTATGCCGGCTACCCCTTCTACTCCGACGCGATCTGGTATCTCACCCAGATGCGGCGTTGGGGACAGATTGCTGAAGACCAGACGGATCAATGGTATTTTGACACCGCGAAAGCGGTCTATCGACCGGACCTGTATCTCGCGGCGGCCAGAAAGCTGGCAGATGAAGGCGTGATTCCCGCCGACAGCATACCGGAAACCGACGGTTTCAAGGACCAGCAATCAGGCTTCATCGATAACATCGTCTACGACGGCAAGTCGCCCAATGCCTATCTCGCCAAATTTCCCATCGGATTGAAGGCCGGTCAGAAAGTGACCGCTGCCGGCGTTAACTAA
- a CDS encoding ABC transporter permease encodes MATVIADKVHSDNGGNSPAKGAVGSIDAAVDPVATAKRSLKAAKSWPLDPKKILVWLKGLAAPTIGILAFLALWAALAPQVDTSLGSLPGPVEVSAQGVALFDEWSAAQDQKAEFYAAQDARNEAAIASGSATRNFEYSGPPTFLDQIWTSLATVALGFFLATIIAVPLGLICGLSKTFNAAINPIVQIMKPVSPLAWLPIVTMVISATMTDPDPSLPKSFVISAIVVMLCSLWSTLINTAIGAASIDKDLLNVGKVLRLGWFAKLTRLVLPSALPYIFTGMRLSLGVGWMVLIAAEMLAQNPGLGKFVWDEFQNGSSQSLARIMFAVIVIGLIGFLLDRIMMLLQNFASRNRTV; translated from the coding sequence ATGGCTACCGTCATTGCAGATAAGGTCCATAGCGATAATGGCGGGAATTCTCCTGCAAAAGGGGCAGTTGGCAGTATCGATGCTGCCGTTGATCCGGTTGCTACGGCAAAGCGGTCCCTCAAGGCTGCAAAAAGCTGGCCGCTTGACCCGAAGAAAATCCTGGTTTGGCTGAAAGGCCTCGCGGCTCCGACAATAGGGATATTGGCCTTTCTCGCCTTGTGGGCTGCGCTCGCACCCCAGGTGGATACATCGCTCGGCAGCCTTCCAGGGCCGGTTGAAGTCTCCGCTCAAGGCGTTGCGCTTTTTGACGAATGGTCCGCTGCGCAAGATCAGAAAGCGGAATTTTATGCGGCTCAGGATGCCCGCAATGAAGCTGCAATCGCCAGCGGCAGCGCCACCCGGAATTTTGAATATAGTGGTCCCCCGACATTTCTCGACCAGATATGGACTTCTCTGGCGACGGTTGCGCTCGGGTTTTTTCTGGCCACCATCATTGCTGTGCCGCTCGGCCTGATCTGCGGTCTGTCAAAGACGTTCAACGCCGCGATCAATCCGATCGTGCAGATAATGAAGCCGGTCAGCCCGCTCGCCTGGCTCCCCATTGTGACGATGGTGATTTCGGCAACGATGACCGATCCCGATCCGAGCCTGCCAAAGAGCTTCGTGATTTCCGCAATTGTCGTGATGCTTTGCTCGCTCTGGTCGACGCTGATCAATACGGCGATAGGCGCAGCGTCGATCGACAAGGATTTGCTCAATGTCGGCAAGGTGCTTCGCCTCGGCTGGTTCGCCAAGCTGACCCGTCTGGTGCTGCCCTCGGCGCTCCCCTATATTTTTACCGGCATGCGTCTGTCCCTGGGGGTGGGCTGGATGGTTCTGATCGCCGCGGAAATGCTCGCGCAAAATCCAGGACTCGGAAAATTTGTCTGGGATGAGTTCCAGAATGGCTCGAGTCAGTCATTGGCCCGAATAATGTTCGCCGTAATCGTGATCGGTCTGATCGGCTTCCTGCTCGACCGGATCATGATGCTGCTACAAAATTTCGCCAGTCGCAATCGTACGGTTTGA
- a CDS encoding ABC transporter ATP-binding protein, translating into MTNPLPVLSLKNVSKSFVDGSGTQTDVLDKINLDVADGEFIAILGFSGAGKTTLINCIAGLTEANEGEVLVKGEPCKGPSKDRGLVFQSYSLFPWLSVQANVALAVDAVHQDKSKEERAALVKQKIELVGLDHAMDRKPAQLSGGMRQRVAVARALAMEPEILLMDEPLSALDALTRAKLQDEIERIRKHEKRTIVLVTNDVDEALLLADRVAILTPAPSATIGKIFDVKIDRPREREAMNDDAAYKTLRNTIVGYLDILSHDQKAIASDFANLPDIKPLDLSGAQEVERTNLPQAYLDAAQSPITTRYLEFFKLKKIYPTPKGPLTVVEDVNLLMDKGEFISLIGHSGCGKSTVLTMAAGLNEISDGGIILDGREIDVAGPDKAVVFQAPSLMPWLTARQNVALGVERVYPHTSRSERKDIIEYYLDRVGLGDAMDKMAADMSNGMRQRVGIARAFALSPKLLLLDEPFGMLDSLTRWDLQDVLIEVWNRTKVTAIMVTHDVDEAILLADRVVMMTNGPQATIGKILDVDLPRPRDRKALLEHPKFYAYRQEVLQFLAEYEHGNPNKSAQQEAA; encoded by the coding sequence ATGACCAATCCTCTACCCGTCCTGTCTTTGAAAAACGTCAGCAAATCCTTTGTCGACGGATCGGGAACGCAAACCGATGTGCTCGACAAAATCAACCTCGATGTCGCCGACGGCGAATTTATCGCCATTCTCGGTTTTTCCGGCGCCGGCAAGACCACATTGATAAACTGCATTGCCGGTCTGACCGAAGCCAATGAAGGTGAAGTGCTGGTCAAAGGCGAGCCTTGTAAAGGCCCGAGCAAGGATCGCGGCCTCGTCTTCCAAAGCTATTCGCTTTTCCCGTGGTTGAGCGTTCAGGCCAATGTCGCATTGGCTGTAGATGCCGTTCATCAGGATAAATCAAAGGAAGAACGCGCGGCGCTGGTAAAGCAGAAGATCGAACTGGTAGGGCTGGACCATGCCATGGACCGCAAGCCGGCTCAGCTATCGGGAGGCATGCGGCAGCGCGTCGCGGTCGCCCGGGCACTGGCGATGGAACCTGAAATCTTGCTGATGGACGAACCCTTGTCGGCGCTCGATGCACTGACCCGGGCGAAATTGCAGGACGAGATCGAGCGCATCCGCAAACATGAGAAACGGACCATCGTTCTGGTCACAAATGATGTCGATGAAGCTTTGCTGCTTGCCGACCGGGTCGCAATATTGACCCCCGCCCCTTCGGCAACCATTGGCAAGATATTCGATGTAAAAATAGATCGCCCCCGGGAACGCGAAGCGATGAACGACGATGCGGCGTATAAAACGCTTCGCAACACGATTGTCGGTTATCTTGATATATTGAGCCACGATCAGAAAGCCATTGCATCGGATTTCGCCAACCTGCCGGATATCAAGCCCCTCGACCTTTCAGGCGCGCAAGAAGTCGAGAGAACGAACTTGCCGCAGGCCTATCTCGACGCGGCACAAAGTCCGATCACGACCCGCTATCTCGAATTTTTCAAACTGAAGAAAATCTATCCAACGCCCAAAGGCCCGCTCACGGTTGTCGAGGACGTAAATCTCCTTATGGACAAGGGCGAATTTATTTCCCTGATCGGCCACTCGGGTTGTGGCAAATCCACGGTGCTCACCATGGCCGCCGGACTGAACGAGATCAGCGACGGCGGGATCATTCTGGATGGCCGCGAAATTGATGTCGCCGGCCCCGACAAGGCTGTGGTGTTCCAGGCGCCTTCGCTGATGCCCTGGCTGACAGCCAGGCAGAATGTCGCGCTCGGAGTGGAGAGGGTTTATCCACATACGTCGCGGTCGGAACGCAAGGATATCATAGAATATTATCTCGATCGTGTCGGTCTCGGTGATGCTATGGATAAGATGGCCGCGGATATGTCGAACGGCATGCGGCAGCGGGTCGGCATCGCCCGCGCCTTTGCCCTGTCACCCAAATTACTATTGCTCGACGAGCCGTTTGGCATGCTGGACAGCCTGACCCGCTGGGATCTTCAGGACGTCCTGATCGAGGTCTGGAACCGCACGAAAGTAACGGCCATCATGGTCACTCATGACGTGGACGAGGCGATATTGCTCGCCGACCGCGTGGTGATGATGACCAATGGCCCGCAGGCCACCATCGGCAAGATACTCGATGTCGATCTGCCGCGACCCCGCGACCGCAAAGCGCTGCTCGAACATCCGAAATTCTATGCCTACCGGCAGGAAGTCCTGCAGTTCCTCGCCGAATATGAACATGGAAATCCGAACAAGAGCGCGCAGCAAGAAGCGGCCTGA